The genomic DNA GTGCGACACGGTCTTGGAGACCTCAGTCGATAAGAAGGCGCCGACGAGATTGAGTCCGGCCGCCAGGAGCACTGCGGTCTTCGGCTTGAGGGCACCCGTCGCGATGGGCGTCGCCATCGCGTTCGCGGTGTCGTGAAAGCCGTTCGTGAAGTCGAAGAAGAGGGCTAGCACGATGACCAGCACGACGATGAGGGCTGCGGTTTCCACCGTTCGCTTTCGGTTGTGTGAAAGGAAGAGAGCTGCCGACGTGATCGGCGTGACGAACGAAGAGTTCACCGTGGGTTTGACTTCCGTTAACCGGCCCCGACAAATCCTTGCACCCTGCTCGACTCCGGTCAACTCGACCTGGGTTAGCGTGGTGTGGTGACCAACGCCCCCATCGCAGCTCGCCGTTCCCACATCCGCACTCACCACGCAGACACGTTCGACGATCCGTACGAGTGGCTGCGGGAGAAGGATTCGGCAGAGGTCATCGCGCACCTCGAGGCAGAGAACGCGCACACCGACAGCGCGACGGCACATCTCGAGGAACTGCGCGAGACGCTGTTCCAGGAGATCAAGGGCCGCGTGCAGGAGACGGACCTGTCCGTCCCCACTCGCAAGGGCGACTGGTGGTACTACAGCCGCAGCGAGGAGGGCTCGCAGTACGGCATCCAGTGCCGCGCCGCAGCCGGAGCGGACGATTGGACTCCCCCGGTGCTCGAACCAGGCGTGCCTGTTCCCGGCGAGCAGATCCTTCTGGACGGCAACGTCGAAGCGGAAGGCCACGAGTTCTTCTCGCTCGGCGCCTTCGACACCTCGGATGACGGGACCAGGATGCTGTGGGCGCCCGACTACGAGGGCGATGAGTTGTACACGATCAAGGTGCGCGATCTGGTGAGCGGCGACACGCTCTCCGATGAGATCCCCAAGACCGGCGGCGGGTTCTTCACGCCTGACGGCACCGGCATCATCTACACGACCCGCGACGAGGCGTGGCGCCCGGACACGCTGTGGATGCACCTGCTCGGCACTCCCGTCGAAGACGACGTGAAGCTGTTCCACGAGGGCGATGAGCGCTTCTGGCTGGGTGCCGGCATCACCCGAAGCAGGCGATACCTCGTGATCGGGGTCGGATCCAGCATCACGAGCGAGGAGTACCTCGTCGATCTCCGCGGTGACATCACCGCGGAACCGCGACTCGTCTGGCCGCGCACGGAGGGCGTCGAGTACTCGCTCGAGCACGCCGTGATCGACGGCGACGATCGGCTGCTGATCCTGCACAATCAGGATGCCGTCGACTTCGAACTCGTCTCGGTCGCCGCAGATGACCCGCAGGGCGCCCGCCACGTCGTGATGGCGCACGAGGCAGGGCGACGCATCCTCGGCGTCGACTGCTTCCGCGACTTCGCCGTCGTCGGCTACCGCAGCGAGGGCCTCGAGCGCATCGGCATGCTGGAGTACGCCGACGACAGCGTGGAAGAGCTCCGCTTCGACGAGCCGCTGTTCTCCGCTTGGCCGTCGGGCAATCCGGAATGGCACTCGCCGTTCCTGCGCCTGGGGTACACCTCGTTCGTCACCCCGAGCACGGTCTACGACCTGGATCTGTCGACGCGGGAACTCGTGCTGCGCAAGCGCCAGCTGGTGCTCGGGGGTTACGACGCCGCCGAGTACGACCAGGAGCGCGCCTGGGCGGCTGCCCCGGACGGTACTCAGGTTCCGATCTCATTGGTGTGGAAGAAGGCGTTCGGCGCGCCTGGAGACGACATCCGGCCCGTGCACCTCTATGGCTACGGGTCGTACGAGCACTCGATCGACCCCGGCTTCTCCGTCGCCCGCCTGTCGGAACTCGACAGGGGTGTGATCTTCGCCGTCGCACACGTGCGCGGCGGCGGCGAGATGGGTCGCGGCTGGTACGACGACGGCAAGATGCTCAACAAGCGCAACTCGTTCACGGACTTCGTCGCCTGTGCGGAGCACCTCATCGCCGAAGGCATCACCACCGCGGAGCGCATGGTCGCGGAGGGCGGCAGCGCCGGCGGTCTGCTGATGGGAGCCGTCGCGAACATCGCCCCTTCGCGGTTCGCCGGCATCCTGGCATCCGTTCCGTTCGTCGACGCTCTCACCAGCATCCTCGATCCCTCACTCCCCCTCACCGTCATCGAGTGGGACGAATGGGGCGACCCGCTGCACGACGCAGACGTCTACGCCTACATGAAGTCGTACACGCCGTACGAGAACGTGCAGGACGGCGTCGCCTACCCGCGCATCCTCGCGATGACATCGCTCAACGACACTCGGGTGCTCTACGTGGAGCCCGCGAAATGGGTCGCGCGTCTTCGCGAGGCCGGGGCGGACGACGTTCTGCTCAAGTGCGAGATGGCGGCCGGGCACGGCGGTGTGAGCGGCAGGTACAACGCCTGGAAGGAGCGTGCATTCGAGCTCGCCTGGATGCTCGACGCCCTCGGTCTCGCTGAGAAGACGCCCACCGACTGATCAGGGCGCTCGCAGATCGGGCGTCTAGCATGGCGCGGGATGTCCGACACCTCCGCCAGAATCACAGGTCTCGATGGGCTCAGAGGATTCGCGTCTCTCGCCGTCGTGCTCTATCACCTCACCCTCATCGCCAGACCCGAGCTGAGCGAGACGACGTGGGCGTGGCTGACGCAGAGTCCGCTCAAGATCTTGTTTCCCGGCACGGAGTCGGTGCTGGTGTTCTTCGCCCTGTCCGGTCTGGTCGTCGCGTTGCCCGCACTGCGCTCCGACTTCACGTGGACGCGCTACTACCCGTCGCGCCTGCTGCGGCTGTACCTGCCGGTCTTCGGCGCACTGATCCTCGCGGCCGTCCTGATCATCGCGATTCCCCGCGATCCGGCGACGATGCCGACCGGGACATGGCTGCGAGATGCACAGGCGACCACGGTCACTCCGGTCTCCCTTCTGACGGAGGCGTCGCTCCTGCGGGAGTCCTACGACATCGACAACGTGCTGTGGTCGTTGCGCTGGGAGCTGTTCTTCTCCCTGCTGCTGCCGGTGTTCGTGTGGATCGCGATCCGATTCCGGCGGGCCAGTCCCTATCTCGCGGCCCTCGCCGCCGGTGCCACCGTCGCGGGCAGGATGCTTGAGATGGATGCACTGGTGTACTTCCCCGTGTTCCTCCTCGGCACGATCATCGCGATCAATCTCGATGGCATCCGCGCCTTCGCACAGCGTGTGCACACGCGGATGCTGTGGCCGGCTCTGGCCGTGCTCGCGGGAGTGCTGCTCATCGCCAGCTGGCTTGCACGGCCCTTCGTCGAAAACGACTCCGGCATCGCCGATGTGCTGTGGGGGCTCGCCGGTGTGGGAGCCGCCCTCATAGTGCTGCTTGTGATCGTGTGGCCGAGGCTGCGCCGCGGATGCGAACGACCGACCGCGCTCTGGCTGGGAAAGGTCTCCTTCAGCCTGTACCTGGTGCACGCGCCGATCCTCGGCACCCTCGGCTATCTGCTCGGACGCGAGCAGTGGTGGCTGGTATGCCTGATCGGCGTGCCGGTCTCGCTCGCCGTCGCCGCCGCGTTCTACCGGTGGGCCGAGCGTCCATCGCACCGTATCGCGCGACGGGTCGGAGGGTACGTCGCTCAACGACTGGAGCCGCGCACCGCCTGATCAGCGTCCTGTCATCCACTGGATCCGTCGCCGCAGAACCCCTGCACGTCGGCGCAGTCGCACCCGCACCGGCAGCTCCCGCGCGGATTCGATCCGCTTCGCGTCGAATGCCGAGCGCAGCTCACGCGCCCACTGACGAGTCACCGCCACGTCTGAGAACTCGGCGGCCCTGGCCATCGCACGTCTGCGCATCGCCTCGATCCTGGCCGCAGGCATCGACTGCAGCTCCACGATCCGCTGCGCCATCTTCTCGATGTCCCGTTCCGGAACGACGAAGCCGTCGACACCGTCGCGGATCATGTCGGCCGGTCCGTACCGGATGTCGTATGCGATCGGGATGCAGCCCGCCGCCATGCTCTCGATCAGCACCAGCGGGAGCCCCTCGGACGTGGATGTCAGCAGGCTGAATCCGGCCACCTGGAACACGCCGCGTGCTTCGGGGTCGAAGCCGCGCAGACGAACGTGCTCCTCGACACCGAGCGTCCTGACACGTCTGCGGATGTCACTCTCGCGAGGGCCGTCGCCGAAGACGTCGAACTCGATCCGCTGATCGAGTTCCCTCGCCCTGGCGACGGCATCCACTGCGTGCTCGAGTCGCTTGCGGGTCTCGAGCGACGCGACGACGACGCCGTACGTGTTCGAACGCGGTCGTCCGGAATGCGGCAGGAACTCCGCCTCGTTCGGGATGGCACGGACCCTGGCCGTGACATCGAATGCCCGGAGATCGTCGACCAGGTCGTCGCGCTGCCTCTCGGTGAGCACCACGATGTCGTCGTAGTCCCCCGCGCGACGCAGCACTGAGGCACGCGACGATCGCAGCGTCTCTGCTCGTCCACCGAGCCGGTGCGATGCATGCACGATGTGCACGGTCGTCACGTTCTCTCTCCGGTATCCGGCGACGCAGCGCGCAGCGGTCTTCGAGTCCACCAGCATGTAGCTCGTCTTGCCGGCGGTCAGACGGTCGAACCACCAGCGGTAGAGAGTCCAGCTCGTTTTCCATGCACGGACGGGAGTGCCGTCCTCCGCGTACAACACGATGCGGCGCGACGGGGTGTCTGCTCGCTCGGTGGCGAGAAGGGTTCCGTCCGACCGGAACCGATCGACTGCTGTCGGCGCGCCGTCGGCCCTGGAGCGCCGTCTCGACAGCACCACGCCGTCGCGCTCGTGGACGACGTCATCGTCGGCCGGTACGAGCAGCGCCACCGGGTCGATGTCAGTGCCCTTCGCGGGCGGCGTGCGCCGGCGCAGCTCATCCCAGATGTTGCGGATCCTGAGCCCGTCGATCAGCTCCCCCGCAGCACGGAGGCGCTCATCGAGCTCGGCATAGTCGGGACGATCGTCGAGCGTGAGGATGTCCACATCGACCCCGCCGATCCGCCTGAACGATCGCGAGCGACGAAACATGGCGTTCGTCATGCCGCCGTAGTGGTCGCTGATCCCCCACGTGAGGGCGAAGTGCCTGCCGTGCGGAAGACGTGAATCGGCGCGCATCATCGAACCGACGATAGGTGGTGAGCTTTCGTCGCTCCTGTGGGCCGCCTGTGCGCAGCCTGAGTGCTTCGCGGCTGTCAGCCGAACAGCGCGGCAGCCTCGTCGTAGCGGTAGCGCGGAACGGTGTTGAGCTCGCCGAGCGCCTCTTCGAACGGTACTCGCACGATGTCGGTCCCCTTCATCGCGACCATCTTGCCCCAGGCGCCCTCCACGATCGCGTCAGCCGCGTGCAGGCCGAGCCGAGTCGCGAGCACCCGGTCAAAGCCGGACGGCGAACCGCCGCGCTGGATGTGCCCGAGGATCGTCGCACGGGTCTCGATGCCGGTGATGCGCTCGATCGCGGGGGCGAGCTGATCGCCGATCCCGCCGAGGCGCGGACGGTTGAACGCGTCCATGCCCTTGTCGCTGAACGCCTCGTCCATGCCCTCGAGCTTGAAGCCTTCCGACACGACGACGAGCGGCGCCCGGCCGCGGTCGTGTGCGCTGGTGACGAGTTCGGCGATCTCGTCGATCGACATCGGCACCTCGGGGATGCAGATCACGTGTGCACCGGCCGCCATACCGGCGTGCAGCGCGATCCAGCCGACGTGGCGGCCCATGACCTCGGCCACCATGCAGCGCTGGTGCGAATCGCCGGTGGTGCGCAGGCGATCCATCGCATCCGTCGCGATGTTCACAGCGGTGTCGAAGCCGAATGAGTAGTCCGTCGCGCGCAGGTCGTTGTCGATCGTCTTGGGCACGCCGAGCACGTTCAGCCCGTCTTTGGCCAGCCGGTCCGCCGCAGCCAGAGTGCCCTCGCCGCCGATCGCGACGATCCCGTCGATCTTGTGGCCGTAGAGCGTCTTGGCGATGTTCTCCGCGCCGCCGCGCTCGCCCTCATAGGGGTTGGTGCGGCTGGTTCCGAGGATCGTCCCGCCCACCTTGGAGAGCCCTTTGACCTCGTGACGCGTGAGAGGCATGAAATCGCCCTCGACGACGCCGCGCCACCCATCGCGGATTCCGACGAACTCCAGGTCGTACGAAGTCGTGCCTTTGAGCACGATGCCGCGGATGACCGCGTTGAGTCCGGGGCAGTCGCCGCCGCTGGTGAGGATGCCGATCTTCATGCTGGTGCCTTCAGACGTTTTCGGGAGGGGGACGGGCGACGCTGCCTGCTCTCGACCCTAGTGGGCATCACCGGCGGATGCCATTCCAGGGGTCGCGAAAACCGATGATCTTGCAGCGCCGGAAACGCGAGCATGCCGATCTTCTGCGAACGTCGCTGATTCACCCGGAAACGACGCTCAAGAACCGTGTTTCTTAACCCTCCGCCGCGACGCTTCCGCGCGTCAGACGCCGAGCGCCTGCCGAAGCAGGTGCATGAGCGCCGCCAGCTGCACGGACTCGCTCGGGGTCTCGAGCACCGCTTCGCCGTCCAGCGCCCTGGCCGCGAGGCCCTGCTTCTGATCGATGAGCTCGGCGATCTTGGTGTCGATCGTGTGCGCGGCGATGATCCGCCATGCCGTGACCGGCTCGTCCTGCCCGATGCGGTGCACGCGGTCGATCGCCTGCGTCTGCTCTGCGGCGGTCCAGCTCAGCTCTGCGAGGACGACGTTGGACGCCGCCTGCAGATTGAGACCGACGCCGGCGGCGGTGAGCGAGCACACCGCGATGCCGACGCTCTCATCTGCGTTGAAGTCGTCGATCGCCTGCTGTCGTGCCGGTGTCGTCTGATCGCCGCGGATCGAGACGTAGCGGATGCCGGATGCCCTGAAGTGCGCCTCGGCCTGGTCCATGACGTCGATGTGCTTGGCGAAGAAGACGACCTTGCCGACCGACCGCTGAAGCTGGGCGGCGTAATCCGCCGCGAGCTGGGCCTTGGCCTGACCGATCTTGCGGACCATCGTGAAGACGTTGTCTCCGCCGGTTCCCGCGGCCCTCGACTCCTCGAGCTCATTGTGCGCCACGAGACGGACGATGTCCTCGTCGATCTCACCGGGCTCCAGCCCTCGATCGCCACGGGCCTGCAGGATGCGACGATACTTCGCGGCCAGCCGCTCCCCCAGTTCGCGCTCGGCCTGTCGGATGCCGCGGCCGAACTCGTCGTCCAGCTGCACGGGCAGGTCTGCGATCAGTTTGTCCGGAAGGTCGGCGGCGACGTCCTTCTTCTTGCGTCGGACGATACCCATCGAGATGACGGCATCGCGCGCCTCGGCGTAGAAGGACTTGTCTGCGGGTGTGAGTCCGGTGGCATCGAGCTTCTCCATCAGCTCCACGCCTGGCTTGTCGCCTGTGGTCCAGCCGAGGAAACGCCAGATCGCGTCGAAGTCCTCGACGTCGTTGATCAGCGGCGTACCGGTGAGCGCCATCATGAGCGGGTCGTGGGAGCGCTCACGGATGCGCGAGGCCAGCGCGAGCACGTTCTGCGAACGCTGCGAGGAGAGGTTCTTGATGAAGTGCGCCTCATCCACGACCATGCCCTTGAGCCCGATCGAACTGAGCCACGACAGGTGACGGTCGAGGATCTCGTAGTTCACGATGAAGACGTCGGCGAACGCGTCGATATCGGCACCGTCGCCCTGGATCACGGTGGCCTTGCGCTGCGGGGTCCAGCGTTCGACCTCTCGAGCCCAGTTCATCTTCACCACGTTCGGCACGACGACGAGGAGGGGGTATGCATCGGCGATGGATGCGGCGAGAACCGACTGCGCGGTCTTGCCGAGGCCCGGCTCGTCCGCCAGGAGGAAGCTGCGGTGACCTGCACGCACGGATTCGAGGAATCGCGACTGGTGCACCATGACCTCGAGGCCCCTGGGCGAGATGTGATCGTACTCAGGTGTCGGCGGGAGCTCCATGGTCGCTGCCGACCCGCCTGCACCTGTCTCGAACGCCTTGTACAGAGGGCCCATCAGCTCCCAGTCGTCGAGCCTGCGCCGCGGGGCCGTCTGGCGCCGGGGCGTGAGGTCGGGTGCCAGGAAAGGGTTCGCGAGCTGTCGTGATTCCACCGCGGCCGGGATCACCTGGCGTTCGGCCAGTGCCGCCGGTACCACGGGGGCCTGCACCGGCGCGATGTCGGTGATGATGAGCTCTTCCGGTGCGAGCTCGGCGCCGGACTCCAGCAGCCAGTCGCGACGCATGCGCTTGGCCACCGGGCTGGTGGCCGAGTCCGCCTCGAGCAACTGGATGAGAGAGGTGTCGCGCGCGGCGGTCTTGGCGAGGATCGTCGCGACGCCGTCGAGCCGCTTGAGCAGTTCGGCGCGTGTCGAGTCCACGAACGCGGCATCCGTCTTCACTCTGGCGCGCTCCTCGCGCACCAGGAAGGCGATCACCTGAAACTTCACCCGGTTCGTCGGCCCGAGCTTTCCGCGCTGAGCCTTGGCCTCGATCTCGCGCACCTTGCGGGCGAGGATCGGGATCAGCGGGGCGTCGTCATCACGACGTGACGTCTTCTTGCGCCGCGTGGCGGCGGTTGCCGTAGTCGGCATGCTCCTCCTGAGCGTGAATACCGAACCGCCGTGAAGGTCGGTTCGTGCCGTACGAGTCGTCCGCGTGTGGCGCCAGCCAGGACCGTGCGAACGTTGTGCGGTCGTTCTCCTGGTGCCGGTGTGGCGCGCTCTGAAAACGACTCTGCGAGAAGTTTACGTCATTCTCGCGGCAAATCATCGCTCGGCGGACGACTATGCCCGCACGTCACCCGTCAGAAGGGCGCGAGCTGCCACCACATCGGCCGCCATCTGCGCCATGAGCGCATCGATGCCCTCGAATGCGACCATGCCGCGAAGGCGCTCGGTGAACTCCACAGTGACGTCGTGCCCGTAGAGGTCGAGGGAGTCCTCATCGAGCACATGCGCCTCGACCTGACGCACCAGGACATCGTCGAAGGTCGGGTTCGTCCCGACCGAGACCGCCGCCGGATATCTGATGTCCGTGTCGCGATCCACCAGCCATCCCGCGTACACGCCGTCCGCCGGCACGAGCGAATCGACACTCGCCGACAGGTTCGCCGTGGGGAAGCCCAGCTCACGCCCGCGCTTGAGTCCGTGCACGACCTCGCCGCGCACGTCGACCGAGCGCCCGAGGACCGCCTCGGCCTTGTTCACATCACCCTCGGCGAGCAGTTCGCGTATCCAACTGGATGAGACGCGGCGCTCGGAGCCCTCGACGTAAACGTCCTCGACCACGTCAACCGTGAAGCCGTACTGCGGCCCGAGCTCGCGCAGGAGGTCGGGGGTGCCCGCTCCCTTGTGCCCGAACCGGAAGTCGCGTCCCACGAGCACGGTGGACACGTGCAGCGCGTCGACCAGGATCTTCTCCACGAATTCGACCGGCGTGCGCGAGGCCAGTTCGCGATCGAACGTCAGCAGCAGCGTCGCCTCGAGTCCGAGTTCGCCGAGCAGCTCGAGCTTGCGCTCCACCGAGACCACGTTCTCCGGGCAGATCTCCGGTCGCAGCAGCGCGAGCGGGTTCCGGTCGAACGTGACCGCGACGGCGCGGGCCCCGGATGCCGCGGCATCCGCCATGAGACGCTCGATCACCGCACGGTGTCCGGCGTGCACGCCGTCGAACTTGCCGATCGCGACGACTGAGGGACCGAAATCGGCCAGCACCTCGCTCGGGTCGCGGAAGACGATCACGCCATCACCTCCGCGGTGCGTGCCGCATCGACAGGGCGATGCGTGCGCAGCCACCAGATGCCGAACATCGGCAGAACCAGCGGGATGAACAGGTAGCCGCGGCCGAACACCGACCAGACCGAGTCGTGCTGGAACAGCTCTGGAACTGCAAGACTCAGCACCCCGACCACGAGCACGCCCACCAGCTCGAAGACGATCGCGACCCAGGCCACCGTGTACCAGCCGCGTCGGCCGGCGAGCACCAGTGCCAGCGTCGCGAGGATGTACACGACGGCGGCGATCGCCGAGAGCGAGTACGCCAGTGGCGCCTCGTCGAACTTCCGCACGATCTGCACGAAGCTGCGGCCGGTGGCAGCCAGCGCCATCACGGCGTAGACGATGACGAGGACGCGGCCTATGCCGGTCATCTGATTGCGGGTTGCAGTGGTGCTCATAGCATCCTCCATTCTAAGCGCGCGAGGAATGCTCGATGGCCGCACGCTCAGCCGACCTGCACGGTCCAGATCACCTGCATCCGCCAGAGCATGATGGCGACGGCGAGGGCGATGACGCCGAGGATGACGGTGCTCCAGCGGCTGCGCTCGAGCAGCGCCCAGATCACACCGCCGATCGGCAGCAATGCGGCCGACACGAGATAGACCCAGAACTCCAGCGGATCGCCCGATGGCGGGTTTCCGGCGAACGGTGCGACGATCGCCATGACGATCTGCCCGATCAGCAGGACCTCGACGAGCGCGAGCGCGCCGACGGAGAAGTCGCTCGGACGCCGGCCCGCGAGGCCGGCAATCGCGCAGAACGCGCCGGCTGCCACGGCGACCACGATCTGCAACGTGGTGAACCAGATGATCATCGTGCCTCCGGCATGTTCATGACGCTCTTGAGGTCGCCGCCGCGCTTCTGCACGATCCCGACGAGTCCGCCTTCGGGATCGATCGCCGCGGCAAGAGCACCTTCGAGTCTGACGGCCTGATCTCCCAGTCGCTTTCCGTGCCGCAGGTCTCGTGCATCGTCTGCAGAGACCTCGAGCGGCTGCATGATGGTCGACGCCGCTGCGGCGGGCGTCAGCGTCTCCGCCTCGGCAAGGGAATCGATGTCGACGGCGCCCGCGACCTCGAAAGGTCCTATCCGCGTACGGCGGAGAGCGGTGAGGTGTCCGCCGATGCCGAGCGCATCCCCCAGGTCGCGGGCGAGTGCACGGATGTATGTGCCCGATGAGCAGTCCACCACCACGTCGAGATCGATGAGACCGTCACCGCGACGCTCATCCATGACGTCGAATCTCGAGACCGTGACCACCCTCGCCTTGAGCTCCACCTGTTCGCCGGCGCGAACGAGGTCATAGGCCCGACGACCATCGACCTTGATCGCAGACACAGCGCTGGGCACCTGGGAGATCTCGCCGGTGAGCGCGGCGATCCCGGCGCGGATCTGCTCGCCCGCCACTGCATCGACGTCGGCGGCGTCTGCTGCGCGGGTGATCTCGCCTTCTGCGTCGTCCGTGCCCGTCGCCTGCCCGAGCCGGATCGTCGCCACGTAGGTCTTGTCGGCGCCGACGACGTACGTGAGGAGCCGGGTGGCGCCTTCGATGCCGAGCACCAGCAGACCGGTCGCCATCGGATCGAGGGTGCCTGCGTGCCCGATCTTGCGTGTGCCGAACGCCTTACGCGTACGCGCGACCACATCGTGGCTGGTGAGCCCACCGGGCTTGTCGACGAGGAGGATGCCGGGTGCGACCATCCCCCCAGCCTACCGAGACTGCGGCAGTCGTCTGATCGCCGTGTCGGTCCCGCGACCGATGAAGATCGCCGCCGTGTCCGTCGACATAGGCTGGTGAGGTGCAAGCCATCTCGACACCTCCCCCGCACCTGTCTCCGGTGCTCGCGGACTGGTATCGCTCGGGTGCCAGGGATCTCCCGTGGCGCCGGCCCGAGTTCCATGTGCAATTCGGTGCATGGGGAACGCTGGTCAGCGAGTTCATGCTGCAGCAGACACCGGTGAACCGGGTGATCCCTCATCTCGAGGCCTGGCTCGGGCGGTGGCCGACACCGACCGCGATGTCGACTGCGACGCCGGCAGAGGTCGTGATGCAGTGGGCGAATCTGGGTTACCCCCGCCGCGCACTCTGGTTGCACCGCGCCGCGATCGAGATCTCCGAGCGTCACGGTGGGGACGTCCCACGGGACGTCGACGCTCTGCTCGCGCTGTCGGGCATCGGCGACTACACGGCTCGGGCGGTCGCAGCGTTCGCTTTCGGCGACCGGCATCCGGTCGTCGACACCAACACGCGTCGCGTCATCGCACGCGCCGTGGACGGTAGGTCTCAACCGGGGCCGGCCGCGCGCCGTGATCTCGTGGCTATGGATGCGCTGCTGCCGCACGCCGACGACGAGTCGGCGGTCTTCAACGCCGCGATGATGGAACTCGGTGCGACGGTGTGCACTGCGCACGCGCCGAAGTGCGAGGTGTGCCCACTGGCGACGCAGTGCACGTGGCTCTCATCCGGACGCCCGGACACCGGCGACGGACGCCGGCGGCAGGCGCGATACGAAGGCTCGGATCGGCAGGCCCGTGGCGCGGTGCTGAAGGCGCTGCGCCACTCGGATGCCGGTGAGATGCCGCTCGATGAGGTCATTCACGACTGGCGGGACGGCGCACAGCGCGACCGCGCGATCGATTCCCTGATCGCAGACGGACTCGCCGAGGCGTCGGAGCAGTCGCTCCGGCTGCCGCATTGACCGGCGGGCGGACTACTGCTGGTCGTCCTCATCGGCGCGCACATACGGGTCGGCGTCGCCGGCGTGCGTGGCTGATGATGCGAGCTTGGCCACCTCGGCGTCTCGCATCTGCGCCTGGTGAAGCAGCGCAGTGATGTTGTCGGCGTTCTCCGGAAGCGCATCGGGGATGAACTCCAGGGTCGGCACCAGACGAGTGCTCAGCTGCTTTCCGACTTCGCTGCGCAGCATGCCGGTCGCAGAGGCGAGTGCCGCAGCACTGGATGCTCTCTCCTCGTCGGTGCCGAGCACGGTGTAGAACGCCGATGCGTGCTGCAGGTCACCGGAGACGCGGACGTCGGTGATGGTCACGAAGCCGAGCCGCGGGTCGCGCAGGCCCTTCTCGAGACGCTCCGCCAGGATGACGCGAATCCGATCCGCCAGG from Microbacterium profundi includes the following:
- a CDS encoding S9 family peptidase; this encodes MTNAPIAARRSHIRTHHADTFDDPYEWLREKDSAEVIAHLEAENAHTDSATAHLEELRETLFQEIKGRVQETDLSVPTRKGDWWYYSRSEEGSQYGIQCRAAAGADDWTPPVLEPGVPVPGEQILLDGNVEAEGHEFFSLGAFDTSDDGTRMLWAPDYEGDELYTIKVRDLVSGDTLSDEIPKTGGGFFTPDGTGIIYTTRDEAWRPDTLWMHLLGTPVEDDVKLFHEGDERFWLGAGITRSRRYLVIGVGSSITSEEYLVDLRGDITAEPRLVWPRTEGVEYSLEHAVIDGDDRLLILHNQDAVDFELVSVAADDPQGARHVVMAHEAGRRILGVDCFRDFAVVGYRSEGLERIGMLEYADDSVEELRFDEPLFSAWPSGNPEWHSPFLRLGYTSFVTPSTVYDLDLSTRELVLRKRQLVLGGYDAAEYDQERAWAAAPDGTQVPISLVWKKAFGAPGDDIRPVHLYGYGSYEHSIDPGFSVARLSELDRGVIFAVAHVRGGGEMGRGWYDDGKMLNKRNSFTDFVACAEHLIAEGITTAERMVAEGGSAGGLLMGAVANIAPSRFAGILASVPFVDALTSILDPSLPLTVIEWDEWGDPLHDADVYAYMKSYTPYENVQDGVAYPRILAMTSLNDTRVLYVEPAKWVARLREAGADDVLLKCEMAAGHGGVSGRYNAWKERAFELAWMLDALGLAEKTPTD
- a CDS encoding acyltransferase family protein, whose translation is MSDTSARITGLDGLRGFASLAVVLYHLTLIARPELSETTWAWLTQSPLKILFPGTESVLVFFALSGLVVALPALRSDFTWTRYYPSRLLRLYLPVFGALILAAVLIIAIPRDPATMPTGTWLRDAQATTVTPVSLLTEASLLRESYDIDNVLWSLRWELFFSLLLPVFVWIAIRFRRASPYLAALAAGATVAGRMLEMDALVYFPVFLLGTIIAINLDGIRAFAQRVHTRMLWPALAVLAGVLLIASWLARPFVENDSGIADVLWGLAGVGAALIVLLVIVWPRLRRGCERPTALWLGKVSFSLYLVHAPILGTLGYLLGREQWWLVCLIGVPVSLAVAAAFYRWAERPSHRIARRVGGYVAQRLEPRTA
- a CDS encoding glycosyltransferase, with the translated sequence MMRADSRLPHGRHFALTWGISDHYGGMTNAMFRRSRSFRRIGGVDVDILTLDDRPDYAELDERLRAAGELIDGLRIRNIWDELRRRTPPAKGTDIDPVALLVPADDDVVHERDGVVLSRRRSRADGAPTAVDRFRSDGTLLATERADTPSRRIVLYAEDGTPVRAWKTSWTLYRWWFDRLTAGKTSYMLVDSKTAARCVAGYRRENVTTVHIVHASHRLGGRAETLRSSRASVLRRAGDYDDIVVLTERQRDDLVDDLRAFDVTARVRAIPNEAEFLPHSGRPRSNTYGVVVASLETRKRLEHAVDAVARARELDQRIEFDVFGDGPRESDIRRRVRTLGVEEHVRLRGFDPEARGVFQVAGFSLLTSTSEGLPLVLIESMAAGCIPIAYDIRYGPADMIRDGVDGFVVPERDIEKMAQRIVELQSMPAARIEAMRRRAMARAAEFSDVAVTRQWARELRSAFDAKRIESARELPVRVRLRRRAGVLRRRIQWMTGR
- a CDS encoding 6-phosphofructokinase, producing MKIGILTSGGDCPGLNAVIRGIVLKGTTSYDLEFVGIRDGWRGVVEGDFMPLTRHEVKGLSKVGGTILGTSRTNPYEGERGGAENIAKTLYGHKIDGIVAIGGEGTLAAADRLAKDGLNVLGVPKTIDNDLRATDYSFGFDTAVNIATDAMDRLRTTGDSHQRCMVAEVMGRHVGWIALHAGMAAGAHVICIPEVPMSIDEIAELVTSAHDRGRAPLVVVSEGFKLEGMDEAFSDKGMDAFNRPRLGGIGDQLAPAIERITGIETRATILGHIQRGGSPSGFDRVLATRLGLHAADAIVEGAWGKMVAMKGTDIVRVPFEEALGELNTVPRYRYDEAAALFG
- a CDS encoding DEAD/DEAH box helicase translates to MPTTATAATRRKKTSRRDDDAPLIPILARKVREIEAKAQRGKLGPTNRVKFQVIAFLVREERARVKTDAAFVDSTRAELLKRLDGVATILAKTAARDTSLIQLLEADSATSPVAKRMRRDWLLESGAELAPEELIITDIAPVQAPVVPAALAERQVIPAAVESRQLANPFLAPDLTPRRQTAPRRRLDDWELMGPLYKAFETGAGGSAATMELPPTPEYDHISPRGLEVMVHQSRFLESVRAGHRSFLLADEPGLGKTAQSVLAASIADAYPLLVVVPNVVKMNWAREVERWTPQRKATVIQGDGADIDAFADVFIVNYEILDRHLSWLSSIGLKGMVVDEAHFIKNLSSQRSQNVLALASRIRERSHDPLMMALTGTPLINDVEDFDAIWRFLGWTTGDKPGVELMEKLDATGLTPADKSFYAEARDAVISMGIVRRKKKDVAADLPDKLIADLPVQLDDEFGRGIRQAERELGERLAAKYRRILQARGDRGLEPGEIDEDIVRLVAHNELEESRAAGTGGDNVFTMVRKIGQAKAQLAADYAAQLQRSVGKVVFFAKHIDVMDQAEAHFRASGIRYVSIRGDQTTPARQQAIDDFNADESVGIAVCSLTAAGVGLNLQAASNVVLAELSWTAAEQTQAIDRVHRIGQDEPVTAWRIIAAHTIDTKIAELIDQKQGLAARALDGEAVLETPSESVQLAALMHLLRQALGV
- a CDS encoding bifunctional riboflavin kinase/FAD synthetase, with product MIVFRDPSEVLADFGPSVVAIGKFDGVHAGHRAVIERLMADAAASGARAVAVTFDRNPLALLRPEICPENVVSVERKLELLGELGLEATLLLTFDRELASRTPVEFVEKILVDALHVSTVLVGRDFRFGHKGAGTPDLLRELGPQYGFTVDVVEDVYVEGSERRVSSSWIRELLAEGDVNKAEAVLGRSVDVRGEVVHGLKRGRELGFPTANLSASVDSLVPADGVYAGWLVDRDTDIRYPAAVSVGTNPTFDDVLVRQVEAHVLDEDSLDLYGHDVTVEFTERLRGMVAFEGIDALMAQMAADVVAARALLTGDVRA